In Lathamus discolor isolate bLatDis1 chromosome 15, bLatDis1.hap1, whole genome shotgun sequence, the genomic stretch GGGCAGTGTTCCTAAATAGAACTACAGAAATTTCACTTGGAATTTATATTTTGCTTAGTTATAAGGGAATGAAATACAACTGTAGTTATTTTGAAGAATCTCTGGTGTAGACATTAGATGACTTACTGACTATTGactgattatttttctgtagcaTTTCAGTGTTGTGTACATGCTCAGTATTTTGCAGACAGAATTAAACTTACGCAACTTGTTCTTTTGGGCATGAGTGGGAAACAAGAATTCACAAATAAGAACTTGAAATAAATGATTTATGGATAAAATTGCAGATTCTTCCACACAGAATAAAAATCaagtggtttttgtttttttttggggttgtttttactgtttcctttatttttgcaaagaaCCAGCAACAGGAACACTGGGGTGGTTTTATGCCTCATAAAATGAGACTTTGAGAAATGTGTGGCTGAAAGCGTGACACCAGTCCTtgcagagaaattaattttcctattCTAAAGTATGTATCTCTAAAATTCCTTCATATCCAATGATGATGCCCACATTTTATATTgcattctttcagtttcttttctctagAGCATTTTGCTATGAGACTGGGATTCTTTAATCAATTTACATCATGTTTTTATGATTTACTGCCAATGTGTTATTGTGCAGTCATCTTAGTCTGTAATGCCTCTGAAATATGCAACACTTCAAAcatttctaacgcatttttAACAAGACACTGTTCTAAACCTTGCCCCTCAAATCAGGCACATTATTTTGGGTTACTTGGCTTGTTCTGGCTTACCTTTGTGAGTATGGAGAAAATATTAAgtaaatatacatttaaatcACACTACACAGTAAAGTATAATAGCAGGTAGGGAAAGACATTTCAAATGTGACAGAGAAATACTTCTAAGTAACTCTTGTTTTAGATCATAATCATAATAATGATTTGTTCTGAAGTAGGAGATGTCAAATCTTATCTTAGTATCATGTATTAgtatttagtgtgaggtgtccctgcccatggcaggggagttggaactagatgatcttaaggtcctttccaaccctaactattctatgattctttgacgTTGGAAGGGACATCTGGAGATGGACATGAAAAATAGCTGGATAAGCAGCACTTCCTCAGGTGAGAATCTAGAGATTCTACAGGGTTGCAAGGTAGTCAGGAATCAAGGTTTTACTttgcaagaaaggaaaatgctgtATAAGGATAGATCAACAAAACTACTATTCATGTGAAGTAACTCTTCTATTCTGCTGTGTGATGGTGCAGCCTCAGCTCCAATCTGGGTACTTTAAAAGCACAAGGAGGATGTGCACTGATTAATAAGTTTTCAAAAGAgtgtaacaggaaagaaaaaggtctTAAAGGAATGCTTGAAAGATACTTCACTTACAGAAAGGTAGGAAAACACTGTACTTAGCTTGAACCTAGCTTGAGATCAGAGTCACAGTGTAGTTTTTTAAGAGGCAGTCCTGTAGGCTTTAGACTGAAATGCCTGCTCAAGGTTCTCTCATTGTGGATATTTCCCTGGAGAAATAAAttgttctggggttttttggttggttgttttggtttaatgGGGTAGTTGCATTGTTTGATAATTCTAAAGAGTTTGCTGATGTCATTTGGAATATGTTGCAAATAGCCTTGAAATATATTGAGTGCAGTTCATGTGCATTATTGTGTTTCAAGTCTTTCAGTTGGCTATAGGTTCTCTGtcttttttctgaagtacatgttgccacactgcagcacagaagtCTCTTGTGTGAGACACCTAATACTTGAACTGTTCTCTAGGTGAAACTGGATTTTTTACCTGTTACTTCTTTATCATGTAGATCAACTCATCTCTAATGTGATTTCAGAGGCCTGTAATCTTGCTTATGGCAGAACTCTTAAGACTCTTAATGAGGGCTGTATAATATCCCTTAGTATTCTACCACTTGCTTCCCTTCGCTCCTGCCTTAGAGTGCAAGTGCAATGCATGAGGTGTGGAACAGTTAACGTATCACTTTTTGAGTTACATAAGCACAAAATTTACCACATGCTACATCAACAGGCTTGTAATAACTAACTTCATAAATGTTTACACAGAAACCGTCAAGCCCCTTCAGATGTCATGAATTATAGGCATAGGTAAAGAAAATTTAGATGATTGACTGCTGGTGACTGAgatttttctgcagctcttttttATCTCATACATGCAACATAGATAATGGGTTTGTCCTGGCACATTAACAAGAGAAAGATCTGTGGGGCTAGTGTGTCTGTATCTGTtagtcagattttttttttttgctttcattctgtgCTTGTACTACAAcatgtatattaaaaatatacaaagTAGATACCCAGACAAGATTAGATCTAAGAAATTAGTGCAgttcaaaataattcttttgcatttattttgttaaataaatTGTCTGCATTTTTGATATTACAATTACAATGTTACCCACTGCATATTAGCATAAACTAAAGTAGACGTATTGATAGTATTACTTACCAGATGGTTTATCAGTTGAAGTTGGAATACTAGTAACTGCAGGCATAGTTGGTAAGGTAGGTGGCAGGACCTTTAAGTTCTGATCACTCTGAATCTCATTCGTAGATATCTGGTTGATAATGCGATTGTAAGTAGGAGGCTGGTACACTTTGTTTGGTGGCTGTGGAGTTTGTGGCAGTGGCTTTACGGACGGCATTTTCTGACAGTGTTCTTCCAGTTGGGCAATTATTACTGACTGATTATTGGCAATCGACATCAAATGTTGGTACTTGTGCTCTAAGTCTTTGTATTTGTTTGCGAGTTGTAGCATATCTGCAGTTTGGTTCAAAATCTTATTCTCAAGTTGAGAAAGTTCTAAGGCATTGTCGCGTTTTCGTATAATTTCATGTAGTAACTGCATGTAGAGTTGTGTGACACGAGAATTCATGTTTCTGCTCTCTTTTCTTAAGAGTTTGACCTCGTTAACAATCCCACCATCCACTTCCACCAGTTGCTGGAGAGTTTCTATTTGTCTCTTTTGTTTAATAAGTTCATTGTTAAGTAACTGTAATTCTTGTTTATTTACCCTGTTTTCAAGTAGAACTTCAGGCTCCTTAGAGTTGACACAAATAGCACCTGTCACTCTCTGTTGAGGTACAATAAAGGTGTAAGTGCATTTGTCCTGTGTGTCACTGGAACGCTTATATCTGTTCATATAAATGAATTCCTGTTCTGTTTCCTCGTCATTGCCTTCCAGTTCCTGTGTCTCACTTGCAGTAGCTCCCACAACAGCTATTAGCATTAAGCAGGTGAATCTTGTTGTCATCATGATCCTCTTATTCTGGTCAAGTATTCTTCTGCAATGAACTtcttaatctgttttaaaataaatttgggAGTAAGTAACAAATAGGAAATCGATGCAGATTTACAAAACAAGTGGTAATCCGTACTAAAACTTGCAAAGTATTGCATAGTAACTAGTATGGCTGTCTACAAATGAAAGACTTTCCTTGTCCAGCATAAACTTCGGTTGGCTAAGGGGGACATCATGGGAAATGGTTGTATCATTCTGTGGCCGGAACTGTAGTTAATAGTTATAAGCTTATCTAAAGCCTGCCACCAACCACAGGAAACTAAGTAATAAATACCAGGATTTGAAGAGTCCTTTTCCCAGGCAAGTACCACAGAAGTTTCCAAGATTggtgttttcatttaaatacgaattacattttcatttcttagtt encodes the following:
- the ANGPTL2 gene encoding angiopoietin-related protein 2; this encodes MMTTRFTCLMLIAVVGATASETQELEGNDEETEQEFIYMNRYKRSSDTQDKCTYTFIVPQQRVTGAICVNSKEPEVLLENRVNKQELQLLNNELIKQKRQIETLQQLVEVDGGIVNEVKLLRKESRNMNSRVTQLYMQLLHEIIRKRDNALELSQLENKILNQTADMLQLANKYKDLEHKYQHLMSIANNQSVIIAQLEEHCQKMPSVKPLPQTPQPPNKVYQPPTYNRIINQISTNEIQSDQNLKVLPPTLPTMPAVTSIPTSTDKPSGPWRDCLQALEDGHDTSSIYLVKPENTNQLMQVWCDQRHDPGGWTVIQRRLDGSVNFFRNWETYKQGFGNIDGEYWLGLENIYWLTNQGNYKLLITMEDWSGRKVFAEYASFRLEPESEYYKLRLGRYNGNAGDSFTWHNGKQFTTLDRDHDVYTGNCAHYQKGGWWYNACAHSNLNGVWYRGGHYRSRYQDGVYWAEFRGGSYSLKKVVMMIRPNPNTFH